In the genome of Bradyrhizobium sp. CIAT3101, one region contains:
- a CDS encoding NAD(P)/FAD-dependent oxidoreductase — translation MRLVIIGAGFAGMYAALSAARLRDIQGVSPDELEIALVAPQPTLVVRPRLYEAKPETLTAPLLEVLKSIDVVYVQGSAETIDTKSRMLQVSTAGGTRKTLSYDRLVVATGSRLFRPNIPGLAEHGFSVDSLDDAVALDRHLHGLAERPARNGRDTVVVAGGGFTGIEAATEMPKRLRAILGKDAKPRVIIVERNSAVAPDMGTGPRPVIENALRELGVETRVGAGVSALDETGVTLSSGERIEAETVVWAAGIRAAPLTQQIPAERDNSGRLLVDRDLRVASVPGVFATGDAAKAACDDAGNFALMSCQHATRMGAFAGNNAAAELLGVPTKPYHQKAYVTCLDLGEAGAVFTRGWERKVEIVGDVAKKTKHEINTVWIYPPRAERAAALASADPEHVTEV, via the coding sequence ATGCGACTAGTTATCATCGGCGCCGGCTTCGCCGGCATGTACGCCGCACTTTCCGCTGCCCGCCTGCGCGATATCCAGGGCGTTTCCCCCGACGAACTCGAGATCGCGCTGGTTGCGCCGCAGCCGACGCTGGTGGTTCGCCCGCGGCTTTACGAAGCGAAACCGGAAACCCTGACTGCGCCTCTACTCGAGGTGCTCAAGTCCATCGACGTCGTCTACGTGCAGGGCAGCGCCGAAACGATCGATACCAAATCCCGCATGTTGCAGGTCTCGACCGCCGGGGGCACCCGAAAGACGCTATCCTACGACCGGCTGGTCGTCGCCACTGGCAGCCGGCTCTTCCGCCCGAATATTCCGGGCCTCGCCGAGCATGGCTTCAGCGTCGACTCGCTCGATGATGCGGTGGCCCTCGACAGGCATCTGCACGGCTTGGCCGAAAGGCCGGCAAGAAACGGTCGCGACACCGTTGTCGTTGCCGGCGGCGGTTTCACCGGCATCGAAGCTGCAACCGAGATGCCCAAGCGGCTTCGTGCGATCCTCGGCAAGGACGCGAAGCCACGCGTGATCATCGTCGAACGTAACAGTGCGGTCGCTCCCGACATGGGCACCGGCCCTCGTCCCGTCATTGAGAATGCGTTGCGCGAACTCGGCGTAGAGACCCGGGTCGGCGCTGGCGTCAGTGCGCTCGACGAGACCGGCGTCACGCTTTCGAGCGGCGAACGCATCGAGGCGGAAACCGTGGTCTGGGCCGCGGGCATTCGTGCCGCACCATTGACTCAACAGATTCCCGCGGAGCGCGACAATTCCGGCCGGCTGCTGGTTGATCGGGATCTGCGTGTGGCGTCGGTGCCCGGCGTCTTCGCCACCGGCGATGCCGCGAAGGCTGCGTGCGACGATGCCGGCAACTTTGCACTGATGTCCTGCCAGCACGCCACCCGAATGGGCGCCTTCGCCGGCAACAATGCCGCTGCCGAGCTCCTCGGCGTCCCGACCAAGCCGTACCACCAGAAAGCCTACGTCACATGCCTCGACCTCGGCGAAGCCGGCGCGGTCTTCACCCGCGGCTGGGAACGGAAGGTCGAGATCGTCGGCGACGTCGCCAAGAAGACCAAGCACGAGATCAACACCGTGTGGATCTACCCGCCGCGGGCCGAGCGGGCTGCCGCGCTCGCATCCGCCGATCCGGAGCACGTCACCGAGGTCTGA
- a CDS encoding HlyD family secretion protein has translation MSTLSYASEQRTKARHAPSRQAIRRAAIAFAAALGVAGATVYGHYYVTAGRYLETTDDAYVKADSTIIAPKVSGHIAEVLVADNQPVKSGQVLARIDDRDFKTALKQAQADVAASEAAVKHLNAQIELQEPLIQQQAAEVDATEANLKFAQQERARYDDLMKSGAGTIQRAQQTDATLRSQIAQLQQGKAGLIAANKKIEVLSTQRAQALAQLDHAHALEQQAALNVSYTRITAPVDGTVGARTLRVGQYVQAGTQLMAVVPLDAVYVVANFKETQLTHVRNGQPVELRVDSFHSTKLKGHVDSLSPASGLEFALLPPDNATGNFTKIVQRVPVKIVLDDQSLNGLLRPGMSAEPTVNTKSAVIAERDAEKRLALRSNKPRG, from the coding sequence ATGTCGACCCTTTCTTACGCCTCCGAACAGAGGACCAAAGCCCGTCATGCTCCATCGCGTCAGGCGATCCGGCGCGCGGCAATCGCGTTCGCTGCCGCGCTCGGCGTGGCCGGAGCTACAGTCTACGGCCACTACTATGTCACCGCCGGTCGCTACCTGGAGACGACCGACGATGCCTATGTGAAAGCGGACTCCACGATCATCGCACCCAAAGTCTCCGGCCACATTGCGGAGGTTCTCGTCGCCGATAACCAGCCGGTAAAATCCGGCCAGGTCTTGGCGCGGATCGACGACCGCGATTTCAAGACCGCGCTGAAGCAAGCCCAGGCGGATGTCGCAGCATCCGAGGCTGCAGTCAAACACCTGAACGCACAGATCGAATTGCAGGAGCCGCTCATTCAACAACAGGCGGCCGAGGTCGATGCGACCGAGGCCAACCTGAAGTTCGCCCAGCAAGAGCGTGCCCGCTACGACGATCTCATGAAGTCGGGTGCGGGCACCATTCAACGGGCCCAGCAAACTGACGCAACGTTACGCTCGCAGATCGCACAATTGCAGCAGGGCAAGGCGGGATTGATCGCCGCCAACAAGAAGATCGAGGTGCTCTCGACCCAGCGGGCTCAGGCTCTCGCGCAGCTCGATCACGCTCATGCGCTGGAACAACAGGCGGCGCTGAACGTCTCCTATACGCGGATCACCGCGCCGGTCGACGGCACCGTCGGCGCGCGCACCCTGCGGGTCGGCCAATATGTCCAGGCGGGCACGCAGCTCATGGCAGTCGTTCCGCTCGACGCGGTCTACGTGGTCGCAAATTTCAAGGAGACCCAGCTCACTCACGTACGCAATGGACAGCCGGTCGAGCTGCGCGTCGACAGTTTCCATTCGACGAAGCTGAAAGGTCACGTCGATAGCCTGTCGCCGGCGAGCGGCCTGGAGTTCGCCCTGCTGCCGCCCGACAATGCGACCGGCAACTTCACCAAGATCGTGCAGCGCGTGCCGGTGAAGATCGTGCTCGACGACCAAAGCCTGAACGGCCTTCTGCGCCCGGGAATGTCGGCCGAGCCCACCGTCAATACCAAGTCTGCCGTTATCGCCGAGCGAGACGCCGAGAAGCGGCTTGCCTTGCGTAGCAACAAGCCCCGCGGCTGA
- a CDS encoding acetoacetate decarboxylase, whose protein sequence is MKHETVRTTAFAMPLTNPAFPPGPYRFVNREYFIIQYRTDPAALRRIVPAPLELTEPVVNYEFIRMPDSTGFGDYTESGQVIPVSYQGQAGSFTHQMFLNDHPPIAGGRELWGFPKKLAQPKLAVEIDTLVGTLNYGSVRIATGTMGYKHRALDIEAEARKLTAPNFLLKIIPHVDGSARICELVRYHLEDITVKGAWTGPAALDLYSHALAPVTELPVLEVLSAKHLVADLTLGLGTVVHDYLSSGAAVRQSRSEILIEANAG, encoded by the coding sequence ATGAAACACGAGACCGTGCGCACGACGGCGTTCGCCATGCCGCTGACCAATCCGGCTTTTCCACCGGGCCCCTACCGCTTCGTCAACCGCGAATACTTCATCATCCAGTACCGGACGGATCCCGCGGCGCTGCGCCGGATCGTGCCGGCACCGCTCGAACTGACCGAACCGGTCGTGAACTACGAATTCATCCGCATGCCGGATTCAACAGGGTTCGGCGACTACACGGAGAGCGGCCAGGTCATTCCCGTATCCTACCAAGGTCAGGCCGGCAGCTTTACCCATCAGATGTTCCTCAATGACCATCCGCCCATCGCCGGCGGGCGGGAGCTGTGGGGATTTCCAAAGAAGCTGGCGCAGCCGAAACTCGCGGTCGAGATCGATACGCTGGTCGGCACCTTGAACTACGGCTCGGTTCGCATCGCGACCGGAACCATGGGTTACAAGCACCGCGCGCTCGACATCGAAGCCGAGGCCAGGAAGCTCACCGCGCCCAATTTCCTGCTCAAGATTATCCCACATGTCGATGGCTCGGCGCGCATCTGCGAGCTGGTCCGCTACCACCTCGAAGACATTACCGTCAAAGGCGCCTGGACGGGACCGGCGGCGCTGGACCTGTATTCGCATGCCCTGGCGCCCGTCACCGAACTTCCGGTCCTCGAAGTGCTGTCAGCCAAACACCTCGTGGCCGACTTGACGCTCGGTCTCGGCACCGTGGTCCACGACTACCTGTCGTCCGGAGCGGCCGTACGGCAATCCAGATCCGAAATCCTCATCGAGGCAAACGCCGGCTGA
- a CDS encoding patatin-like phospholipase family protein yields MLKVTREQTIPVRQQSRPLPYDVVALVLQGGGALGAYQAGVYEGLHEAGIRPNWLAGISIGALNAAIIAGSPESERVQRLREFWETICAFSIEWPAGEGLANALPFAFDITSIRNALAAARALVQGQPGFFKPRFPSPLWSPFSGNAATSFYDTAPLHQTLERFVDFDRLNSGDVRVSVGAVNVRTGNLTYFDTAERRLGPKHFMASGALPPGFPAVEIEGEHYWDGGVVSNTPLSRVLSGEPRDTLTFQIDLWSARGRVPYDMMEVSSRQKDIQYSSRTRTVTDQVLRMQKMRRALQRTIEKLPEAARGDPEIRDIAEMARERSYNIVHLIYQTKIHEGHSRDYEFGLSAMRAHWQSGLDDIRRTLADPHRLDPPSPELGIVTHDVHRRD; encoded by the coding sequence ATGCTTAAGGTCACGCGCGAGCAAACCATTCCTGTGCGGCAACAATCCAGGCCGCTGCCATATGATGTGGTTGCTCTGGTCCTGCAGGGTGGCGGAGCTCTCGGCGCCTATCAGGCCGGAGTCTACGAAGGCCTGCACGAAGCCGGCATCCGGCCAAACTGGCTGGCTGGAATTTCGATCGGGGCGCTCAACGCCGCCATCATCGCCGGCTCGCCCGAAAGCGAGCGCGTGCAGCGGCTGCGCGAGTTCTGGGAGACCATCTGCGCCTTTTCGATCGAATGGCCCGCAGGCGAAGGACTGGCCAATGCCTTGCCCTTTGCGTTCGACATCACCTCGATCCGCAACGCGTTGGCCGCAGCGAGGGCACTGGTCCAAGGCCAGCCCGGCTTCTTCAAGCCGCGCTTTCCCTCGCCACTCTGGTCGCCCTTCTCGGGTAACGCCGCAACCAGCTTTTACGATACGGCGCCTCTGCATCAGACATTGGAGCGGTTCGTCGATTTCGACCGGCTGAACTCGGGCGACGTGCGCGTCAGCGTCGGCGCGGTCAACGTCCGCACTGGCAACCTGACCTATTTCGACACCGCCGAGCGCCGGCTGGGACCGAAGCATTTCATGGCGTCCGGCGCGCTGCCACCAGGATTCCCCGCCGTCGAAATCGAAGGCGAGCACTATTGGGACGGCGGCGTGGTGTCGAACACGCCCCTCTCCCGCGTCCTGTCGGGCGAGCCTCGTGACACGCTGACGTTCCAGATCGATCTCTGGTCGGCCCGGGGCCGCGTTCCCTACGACATGATGGAGGTTTCGAGCCGGCAGAAGGACATCCAGTATTCGAGCCGCACCCGCACCGTGACGGATCAGGTGCTGCGGATGCAGAAGATGCGTCGGGCCTTGCAGCGAACTATCGAGAAGCTGCCGGAAGCTGCAAGAGGGGATCCGGAGATCCGCGACATCGCCGAGATGGCGCGCGAGCGCTCCTACAACATCGTTCACCTGATTTATCAGACCAAGATCCACGAAGGCCATTCGCGGGATTACGAATTTGGGCTGAGCGCGATGCGCGCGCATTGGCAAAGCGGGCTCGACGACATCCGCCGCACGCTGGCCGATCCGCACCGCCTGGACCCGCCGTCTCCCGAGCTCGGCATCGTCACCCATGACGTCCATCGTCGCGATTGA